The genomic region ATGTTCAGAAAACTATTAGATCAAGCACAAGCTGGAGATAACATCGGAGCACTTTTAAGAGGGGTTCAAAGAACAGAGATTGAAAGAGGACAAGTATTAGCTAAGCCAGGAACAATCAAACCACATACAAAATTCATGGCAGAAGTATACGTTCTTAAAAAAGAAGAGGGTGGAAGACATACTCCATTCTTCGATGGATACAGACCACAATTCTATTTCAGAACAACTGACGTAACAGGATCAATCAAGTTACCAGATGGAATGGAAATGGTTATGCCAGGAGATAACGTAACTATGGAAATCGAATTAATCAGCCCAATCGCTACAGAAGAAGGATTAAGATTCGCTATCCGTGAGGGTGGAAGAACTGTAGGAGCTGGAGTTGTAGCTTCGATTATCGAGTAATCAAGCAATAGCTTATACAATGATGCTTATATTTAGAAGGAGAGTATTTTACTCTTCTTCTAAATTTGCATTGTTAACATATAAAGAAACAAGAAAAAATCAATAAAAAAATTAATTTAACACTTGTATTTACAACCTATTTGTTGTAAACTATATTAGTGTGCTTTATTGGGTTGCGATGAAGCGAAAGGTTGCTCCTTAAGGGAATTTTCGTGGAGAATGTCTTGATCAATGAATCGGGCGACAAGACTATTGAATGCTTTTTTTTGAGAGAAACATCAACACACACGGAACAGTGTTCAATGTCTAGGTCGTACGTAAAAAAATCGCGTGCGATAGAAGGAGGTTATTTAAATGAGCAAGGGTAAACAAAAAATCAGAATCAGATTAAAAGCTTATGATCATAAATTATTAGATCAATCAGCAGAGAAAATCGTTGAAACAGCAAAAAGAAGTGGTGCAGAGGTATCTGGTCCAGTACCGTTACCAACTGAAAAACAAATCATTACTATCTTAAGAGCTGTTCATAAGTACAAAGATTCTAGAGAGCAGTTCGAACAAAGAACTCACAAAAGACTTATTGATATTTTAAGTCCAACACCTAAAACAGTTGATTCTTTAATGAGATTAGACTTACCAGCTGGTGTGGACATTGAAATAAAACTTTA from Serpentinicella alkaliphila harbors:
- the rpsJ gene encoding 30S ribosomal protein S10, which encodes MSKGKQKIRIRLKAYDHKLLDQSAEKIVETAKRSGAEVSGPVPLPTEKQIITILRAVHKYKDSREQFEQRTHKRLIDILSPTPKTVDSLMRLDLPAGVDIEIKL